The segment TTTGTTCCTTTTGATGAGTTGCCTATTCAGATTAATTTTAACAAAAATGTAAAGCCAACAAAATTGATTTTTATATCAGAGAAAGGAGAGTTTCCATTCATTAAAACTGATTGATAAATAAAAAATAACGAAAGCACAACAACGTGTATAATTCATTGCTAGTGCTCGTCTACTTACGAAAATCCTCGCGGATTTTCTATTCGGTTTGTATTTGCTAAATTAGTTGCTGAAACACGCAACGAAATCATACACAAACACGTTAGCCTTCATTATGACCAACTATTAACCAATGATAAAATTCTTTAGAAAAATTCGGCAAAAATTACTGATTGAAAATAAATTCAGTAAATACATGATATATGCCATTGGTGAAATTTTACTTGTAATGATTGGGATTCTACTTGCCTTTCAAGCAAATAAATGGAAGGAAGTTAAAACTGAACAAGAATTAGAAATAAAGTTGATTAAAGAAATTCAAAATGGTATTAAAAGTGATTTAATTGACATACAAGAAAACTATCACTTTCATGAAAAAATTCTTAAAAGTCAATACAAAGTTATTGATTGGTTGCAAGGTGATTTAAAATTTAATGATTCTACGGCCTATCAATTTTCAATGGCAACAAAAAGAACTTCCTTCATGGTTTCGAAAGCACCTTTTGAATCGTTGAAAGAGTTTGGATTGAATAGAGTTTCAAATGATTCTATAAAACATAAAATTATTAGATTATACGATGTTTTATATCCACAATATGAGGACGTGCTTTCAATGTATTATTTACATGGCGATAAACTTTTTGATTCAGCAATTAATTATTTTGAAGATTGGGATTTGACACCATCCGTTCTATCTAATATACCGATAAATATTCCTGAACTAAAAGCAGACCATGTTGTTTTAATGCGGTTTAAATATCTAACAAACTTTAATAAATATTTAGTGAATGCAAACTCTAGAATGGAAGAATTGCAGATTGAAATTATTGACTTAATGGAGTTAGAATTGAATAAATAACGAAAGGCTAACAACGTGTATAATTAATTGCTTTGGTAAGTGCTTATTTGGAAAATTCCTTCGGAATTTTCTCGCGTTCGTTTTTGTTTACTAAATTAGTTGCTTAAACACGCAACTAACCATACACAAAACCGTTGTGCTTCATTATAACCAACCTCTAACCAATGATAAAATTCTTTAGAAAAATTAGACAAAGACTTCTCTCTGAAAACAAGTTCAGTAAATATCTGATTTACGCAATCGGAGAAATTATACTCGTGGTTATTGGAATTTTAATAGCGGTAGCAATTAATGGTAAGTATAACGAAGCTCAAAACGAGAAAAAAATAAAAAGTATTTTAACTCAAATTCAAAAGGAACTTCTTGTAGATATTGCTGATGCTGAACGCATTTTTGACGTTAAAATGGGTAAAGATTCATTGGCTCGTAAAATTTATTTTAATACTGTTTCTGAAGAAGAATTTATAAAAAATCCATTTCAATTAAGAATTACTGGTAATTACGTCTCGTTTACAACTCAAAAAGCAGGTTATAACAGGTTGATGCAAAATTTAGAAAATCTACCAGAGAAATATCAATACATATTGTCTTTTTTTAATGATTTATATGTTGAAAAACAAAATGATATTAATGATTACAACGAAACAATTAAAAATACATGGGTATTAAACAGAAATAGTAATAACAAAAACCCAATTTATGCTGATTTAAATTTGGGCATACTTTCTGAAGAAGAATCATTAAGACATTTATTTAATGATCCGTTCATTAAAAATAGAACTATGACTTACTTAAATGATTTAAGAAATATCTCTAAAATTGCCAATGATTACAAAGTAGATGCTATAAAAATATACAAAAATATAGATTCCTTATTAGGAATAGAATCTAATGATTTAAAGCTAAAAACATTACCAAGGAAAGATTCAATAGAACCGTTTGAAGGAACCTATAAAACAATGTCCGCATTTAATATTCCAGATCAGAAGTTAACTATTAAAAAAGATCATATTGTTATAAGTTATTTAAATTCAATCAGTCTTTTATATTGGCATAAAACTAATTATTTTTATGAATACAATGATGATGGGGTCTTTGTGCTTTATAAAAATGAACATGGTCAGCGCATGCTAAGATTTAGTAATGATAAGGTAAAGTACGAGTTTATGCACAAAGATGATATTATAGATATACAATGATTAAATTCTTTAGAAAAATTAGACAAAGAATGTTGACAGAAAATAAATTCGGCAAATATCTGATTTATGCTATCGGAGAAATCATACTCGTAGTTATTGGAATCTTAATCGCATTACAAATTAACAACTGGAATGAAGGCCAAAAACAAAGGCAAGAAGAAATTGAGATTCTTAAAGAAGTAAAAAGCGCTCTTATTTATGACCTCAACAATGCATTTCACTCAATGAAAAATCGTGCGATATCTCGAAGAGACCTCGCAATTGATCTATTGGAAACTATTAAAACTGGGAAAGAATTAAATGATTCGATTAACTTTATATTTATAGCAGGAGGTGAGACGTTTAGACCTAGTTATACGGCCTACAAGGCACTTGAAAGCAAAGGGATAGATATTATAAAGAATGATTCCATCAAGTATGGAATTATTCAAATTTATGATTCTGATTATGTAAACTTAAAATTAAGACTTGAGAAAAATAGTTTTTCCAATTTAAGAGATTTTAATAGGCCTTTTTTGTTCGATAATTTTAAATTAAATGAAAACGAAATGTATACTCCGATAGCACCAAAATTATTACTCGAGAGTGAAAAGTTTAAAATAATTTTATTCAGAACTAAAGGTTCAGATCAGGCCACAATTTATCAAATATCAGATCTTGAAGGAAAAATTAAAAAAGTGATCAGCCTAATTGATAATGAAATTCAAATTAAGTAAATGATAAATTTAATAGAAGAAGAATTAAAAAATTAACGAAAGCACAACACCGTGTATAGTTAATTGCGTGGTCACTGTCGACTTACGAACATTCCTGCGGAATATTCTATCCGTGATTTATTTGCTAAATTAGGTGCTTAACCACGCAACTAACCATACACAACAACGTTGGCATTCATTTGAGATGAACCAAGAAATAATCGAAATATTAACGAAATTAAAAAAACCGTCTTCTTCAAAAGTTGACCAAATATTGCTTTTATAAAAATTATAATTAAACACAAATTATGAGAAAATTAATTTTCCTGATCCTTTCTATCGTTTTAAGCAGGGGTATTTCAGCCCAAACTTTTACACCAAAGTGTGAAAAAACAGTTAAAGAAGCTATAACTTTTTACAAAAGCAAAATGGAAGGAGTAACGGACAAAGGTAATGTTCAAGTAAAATATAATTGGAAAGAAATGGACCATGTAGATGAATATAATCTTATTGGATTAAAAGTTGGAAACTTCAGATTAGCTTTATCTGAAAGTGGAGCAATACCAGTATTATTAAAAGAAATATTACAAAGTAATGGAGAACTAAAAGGAATAGATGTTTTACCTTGTGTAAATTGGGAGACCTTTGTAATTATAATCGAGCCAATGGTAAAAGAGGCTTGTGAAGGTCAATATAGAATTATAAATGCTACGGATGATAAATATAGCAATATAAAGATATACGGTAACCACAGTGAAATTCCTTTAGAACTTGGGGAGATAAAAATAAAAGTGCCTTATGCTATAGAAGTTGAAAAAGATAATTAATTATTTTTTCAAACCTTTTTTGCGGATTTTTTCTCATGCCACATCTTGAAACATCTAGAAGAATGTTATAGTTTGTCCATAAATGTTCTATGAGTTTTGGTTTAAAGTACTTTGAATTAAAAACTAATAATAATAAATAGTAATAACGAAATGCCAACAATAGCTATAAGTAATACGGGTTTTGGTGCTTAAACCAAAGTTTAGAGATTTAAACGAAGTCCGCCAAATCTTTTTGATTTGGCTTTAGAACTAAAAAGATAAAACAAAATAAAAAGTTTTGGCTAAGTGCTTAATCGGAAATTCAGTAATTTTAATTCCCGTACTAACCATAGCCGAGACGTTAGTGGCAATCGTAAAAACTAAATCATGAACTTAAGAAAGCTTTCATATTGCCTAATTTTATTCGGAGTCATATTGTCTTCTTGTGACAAGAAAGAAAAGATTCAAACAGAAGGTGGGTCAATATTTCCATCTATTGATGCTAATAAGGTAGGTATCTCTAGCGAAAAACTAAGCTTCCTTAAAGATGAGATAAGTTCTTGGGTTGAGACTGGAGATTTAGTCGGTGGAGAAGTTTTAATCATCAAAGACGATTATACTATTTTTCATGAATCTTTTGGATGGTTTAATAAAGAACAAAATAAGAAAATGGAAAAGGGAGCTATATATCATACCTCTTCTATGTCAAAACCATTTTCCACAACCCTAATCTTGCAATTGTCTGAAAAAGGTATACTTTCTTTAGATGAGCCTGCTCAAAAATTCATATATAATTTCCCAAATGATTCTGTTACAATCAGAAATCTAATGAATCATACAAGCGGTTATACTGGTTGGGGACCTGATGGAGTTAATCATGAAAATATTGGACAATACAAAAATCTATCCGACTGGATTACATCATGGACATCAATGGGCCCTAATATTTCAGTAGGTGTTCATCATTATACAAATTATAACAACGCCGCCTTGATGCTAATTGCAGAAGTAGCAACAGGTAAACCAGCAAAACTTCTAACAGAAGAAAATATCCTGAATCCTTTAAACTTAAGCAATACGCATGTATATCCATTAAATGAATCGGTTAATGAAAAAATACCACCACTCTACAGATGGAGCTCTGTAAAGAAGGCTTACGATAAAATTGATAATTTTGAAGCTTTAAACTGGCCTGCTTATGCAGGTTCCTTTGGTATTTTTTCGACTGCCGAAGATTACGCATTGTTTATGAAGTTTTGGATGAACAGGGGATCTTATGGAGGCCACAAATTATTAGCCGAAGAAAGTATTAATCAAGCATTCTCAAATTCTAATCCCAATATAGTTGAAAGCGATACCACAAAAAAGTATGGGTTGGGTTGGCGCTTCACTCCTTCAAAGTTTTCAAATATGCCCCTGGAGTTTAATCATGGAGGAATTATGCGTTCGTATGCCGTAGCTTTTCCCTCAGAAAATGTAATAGTTATTTACGCTACCCATTCTTGGAAGCGAAGATCACACAGAGAAGCATTTATTAATCTAATTTGGCAAATTGGGTTATTTGATTTACAGCCGTCTCCAAATCACGTCAGGGTAAAGGATAATAATGTCAAATTTATGAAGCTTGATGATAAAGAAGCAAAAAAGTACATTGGCACTTACATTGGTGAGTATGCAGATGGTTTCAGCATAAATGTGAAAATAAGGTATGAGTATGGCCAATTGGTTAATCGGATCGAGTATTCAGATTTGTCGTTGCCAGACATCAATTATTTAAGTTTTGTAGATAGTACAACCGCTCACTCAACAATAATTCATAATCAAGAATCAATATGGTTCAATCCTAATAACAGAATTAGGTTTTTGGAAAAGGAAGGACTAATAACGGGCTTTAAAGTGATGCGTAATAATGAATTGGAAATCGAATTATTAAAAATTAATGACAGCCACTAACAATGTATATAAGCCATTATCCCGATAGATATCGGGACGGCTCATATACTAGACGTTACCATACATATCAGAAAACCATCGAAAAAGAAGAAAAATACGGAATAATAAAACTGACTGATAAAAATACAGTTGAAATTATTGGTGGAATAAATCCTCTGAAAATAGATGTTTCGGAAATAAAAGCAATTGGTGAGTTTACAACTTCAGATGGACCATTCATTGATGATTGGTTTCTGACTTTTATAACTCAAACAAATTGGATTGAAATACCAATGTATACGGACGGAATGACGGAATTTTTAACGGAATTAGGAAAAGTATTGAATTCGGATTTGAGCGCTGAATTGACAAATAGTTCGAAATGGAATACTCGAATCGTTTATCCGACTGAATTTCGTGAATCTGAATTGTATGAAATTGAGTTTATCGAACCGAAAACCCTTTACGAAAAGTTTAAAAAATGGATTGGAATGCAGGACAACGTAAGAGTATATTCGGCTGAATTAAAGAAAATTATTAAGGAATAAAATACGTATGGTAACAACGTGTATAGCTAATTGCGGCTGAATTCCTAATCGGAATTCATTGCAATTTGCTATCTTTCGGTTACGGCGGAAAATCATAGCTGATTTCCCGCAACGAGCCATACACAAAACCGTTGTGCTTCATTATGACCAACCATTAACCAAATGATAAAATTCTTTAGAAAAATACGTTACGACCTTATGGAAAAAAATAAAACTGGAAAGTATTTTAAATACGCTATTGGAGAAATTATTCTTGTTGTTATAGGGATTTTGATTGCACTATATCTAAATAATCTAAACCAACAAAATACCATTCAGAAACAGCAAGAAAACCATCTAATGTTGGTTAAACGTGAGATGACTAGTAATATTAACTCGCTTTCTGTAGAAACAGCGGAATTGACCCGAATAATAAATGCTACTCGGGATATGTTGAATGTAATTAATTCTGAAGTTCTATTAAATGATTTAACCGAAAGTAATATATCTATGCTTTTAGCCACAAATGTTAGTTCTGATTTATTTATTCAGTATGAAAATGGAGCCTTGAACCAAATAATATATTCAGGAGGTTTAAAAGATATTGAGAATGACAGTATTCGCGGAATTTTAGCATCTTGGGAAAGTAAAATTAATGTAGTGAGATTACAAGAAGAGCAAGTAAACAATGTCATAGAAAAAATAAAGAATTTAATGAATAAATCTGGAGATATTCGAATTATCACCGAGGACTTGGGCTTGTCCAAACAGTTCGAATTAGATTTATCGAGTACTAGAGGCAGCAACAAAAATTTAATAAGATTAAAAGAATTCGAAAATTTGCTTTACGAATTATTTTTATCTGGGACTGCACTACAAGAACCTACCTATTCTAATTTTGAAAATGAGATGCATTCTCTTAACGAACTAATAAACCAAGAATTGAGTAAAAAATAACGAAAGCACAACACCGTGTATAATTAATTGCTTGGTCACTGCCGACTTACGAACATTCCTGCGGAATATTCTATCTGTGATTTATTTGCTAAATTAGTTGCTTAATCACGCAACTAACCATACACAATTCCGTTGTAAATAATTTAAAGAACACTAAGTTCATGAAAAACATTAAACCATTATTAATCTTATGCTTGGTATTAACAACAAACTACGTTTCAGGGCAATTATGTGACCAAGACAAGAGGTTTACAGCTTTTGAGTATTTCTCGGACACACAAATTGATTCACTCAAAAATATAACCTATGGCAATGCTATTGATTATTCAGGGAAGTCACAAGACCTAAAAATGGACTTATTTTTCCCTAACAATAAAATAGACCCTATAGAAAAACGCCCTTTTATACTTCTTATTCATGGCGGCGGTTTTCATGGAGGTAGTAGAGAAAGTATGATTTATCATTCTAACGAATTTGCCAAAAGAGGATTTGTTGTAGCTACCATGAGCTATCGATTAGGTTTTGATCCAAATGTTAGAGGTGATATTCAAAAAGCGGTATATAGAGCACAGCAAGACGCTAATACTGCACTCAGGTATATAGATTCTCAGGCAGAAAGATTGAAAATTGACAGATCATGGATCTTTATTGGTGGATCTAGTGCAGGAGCAGTCACCTCTCTTTTTACAAGTTATGCAAGTCAATCGGAATGGAATATGGTATTACCACAATTTGAATCAACTCTAGGTTCTTTAGAATCTTCTGTAACAAATAAGGATCAAACTTTAACAATTAAGGGAATATATAACTTCATGGGAGCGGTTCAACCTATTGTTTTTAACTCTGGAGAATTAATTCCAACCATTTCTTTTCATGGCGATTTAGATAAAACAGTGC is part of the Formosa sp. Hel1_31_208 genome and harbors:
- a CDS encoding ankyrin repeat domain-containing protein, producing the protein MKNIKPLLILCLVLTTNYVSGQLCDQDKRFTAFEYFSDTQIDSLKNITYGNAIDYSGKSQDLKMDLFFPNNKIDPIEKRPFILLIHGGGFHGGSRESMIYHSNEFAKRGFVVATMSYRLGFDPNVRGDIQKAVYRAQQDANTALRYIDSQAERLKIDRSWIFIGGSSAGAVTSLFTSYASQSEWNMVLPQFESTLGSLESSVTNKDQTLTIKGIYNFMGAVQPIVFNSGELIPTISFHGDLDKTVPIGKSQTGFGSKPIHEMLTEAGVCNDLTIVLGGGHGIYRSKDGQDYRINRVASFFKSLFCDTCTSSISSEEDATSKTDISLKLLNAIKDGNIQKIEELIDIESLDKCHEINGGLYNYLAVSIKSESIESLKYFVSKKADLEGNCSGKTPLMYAVKYGQLDAVKHLLKNGADLNATNKKSALQYAVKYNHTEIKKYIEQYKSD
- a CDS encoding serine hydrolase; the protein is MNLRKLSYCLILFGVILSSCDKKEKIQTEGGSIFPSIDANKVGISSEKLSFLKDEISSWVETGDLVGGEVLIIKDDYTIFHESFGWFNKEQNKKMEKGAIYHTSSMSKPFSTTLILQLSEKGILSLDEPAQKFIYNFPNDSVTIRNLMNHTSGYTGWGPDGVNHENIGQYKNLSDWITSWTSMGPNISVGVHHYTNYNNAALMLIAEVATGKPAKLLTEENILNPLNLSNTHVYPLNESVNEKIPPLYRWSSVKKAYDKIDNFEALNWPAYAGSFGIFSTAEDYALFMKFWMNRGSYGGHKLLAEESINQAFSNSNPNIVESDTTKKYGLGWRFTPSKFSNMPLEFNHGGIMRSYAVAFPSENVIVIYATHSWKRRSHREAFINLIWQIGLFDLQPSPNHVRVKDNNVKFMKLDDKEAKKYIGTYIGEYADGFSINVKIRYEYGQLVNRIEYSDLSLPDINYLSFVDSTTAHSTIIHNQESIWFNPNNRIRFLEKEGLITGFKVMRNNELEIELLKINDSH
- a CDS encoding DUF6090 family protein, yielding MLTENKFGKYLIYAIGEIILVVIGILIALQINNWNEGQKQRQEEIEILKEVKSALIYDLNNAFHSMKNRAISRRDLAIDLLETIKTGKELNDSINFIFIAGGETFRPSYTAYKALESKGIDIIKNDSIKYGIIQIYDSDYVNLKLRLEKNSFSNLRDFNRPFLFDNFKLNENEMYTPIAPKLLLESEKFKIILFRTKGSDQATIYQISDLEGKIKKVISLIDNEIQIK